One part of the Nitrospirota bacterium genome encodes these proteins:
- a CDS encoding MarC family protein translates to MNRYAPLFYTFIPLFVAIDILGVLPVYFNLTDSLAKPLKKKIALQSVATAFFVSVFFIIIGQGVFRILGIRVEDFMIAGGVLLLVFAITDLVRQGEKKIAVGESIGIVPLGTPIIAGPATLTTAMILAGSYPMLLVILSIFLNLIIAWLVFYQADRIIKVLGINGSRALAKVAGLLLAAIAVSMMRRGIMGLLAS, encoded by the coding sequence TTGAATAGATACGCTCCTCTCTTTTATACCTTTATTCCGCTTTTTGTCGCAATTGACATTTTAGGCGTACTACCCGTCTATTTCAACCTGACCGACAGCCTTGCGAAGCCACTTAAAAAAAAGATTGCGCTTCAGTCGGTGGCGACTGCTTTCTTCGTCTCCGTTTTTTTTATTATTATCGGACAGGGTGTTTTTCGAATCCTCGGAATCAGAGTGGAAGATTTTATGATCGCGGGAGGTGTTCTTCTGCTGGTCTTTGCCATTACGGACCTGGTCCGCCAGGGGGAAAAGAAGATTGCGGTGGGAGAAAGTATCGGGATCGTTCCCCTTGGCACGCCGATTATTGCGGGGCCTGCGACACTTACCACCGCGATGATTCTTGCAGGATCCTATCCGATGCTTCTCGTTATCTTATCCATCTTTTTGAATTTGATCATTGCATGGCTGGTTTTTTACCAGGCAGATCGGATTATTAAAGTGTTGGGAATCAACGGGTCGCGAGCTCTGGCGAAAGTAGCGGGGCTCCTTTTGGCCGCGATTGCGGTCAGCATGATGCGCAGAGGCATTATGGGTCTGCTGGCAAGCTAA
- a CDS encoding co-chaperone GroES, producing the protein MMKFRPLQDWVVIEQDSTEEKSKGGIYFPESAKEKTQSGKVISIGEGKFQGDDDKWGKKSKEKKEKVYVKTVLKPGQHVFFEKYGSSQVEIEKKEFLLIRESDVLGYLE; encoded by the coding sequence ATGATGAAATTTAGACCATTGCAGGATTGGGTTGTTATCGAGCAGGATTCGACCGAAGAAAAAAGTAAAGGGGGAATTTATTTTCCTGAAAGTGCTAAAGAAAAGACTCAGTCGGGTAAAGTCATTTCGATTGGCGAAGGAAAGTTTCAGGGGGACGATGACAAATGGGGAAAGAAATCCAAAGAAAAAAAGGAAAAAGTATATGTTAAAACGGTATTGAAACCCGGCCAGCATGTCTTTTTTGAAAAATACGGTTCTTCCCAGGTTGAAATCGAAAAGAAAGAATTTTTATTAATCAGAGAGAGTGATGTCCTCGGATATCTTGAATAG
- a CDS encoding inorganic phosphate transporter — MESFYLLLVVIFLAIIFDFINGFHDSANAIATVISTRVMTPRMAIAMAAVMNLVGAFTGTAVAKTVGSGLVSVEAVTQITIISALASAIIWDLVTWYFGIPSSSSHALLAGLVGAGVATGGFQILIWVGLKKILIALFLSPLLGFVIGWLVMVGLYWAFRRRAPSQVTGVTSKLQILSASYMAFSHGSNDSQKSMGIITAALVSFYSLKDFHVPVWVIVLCAVTMGAGTAFGGWRIIRTLGLKLTALKPINGFAAEMSAATVIEIASHIGVPISTTHTISASIMGVGATKRLSAVKWGVGINIVFAWILTLPACAVMAWIICKILR, encoded by the coding sequence ATGGAATCTTTTTATCTTCTCCTGGTTGTTATTTTTCTGGCCATCATTTTTGATTTTATCAACGGGTTTCATGATTCGGCCAATGCCATTGCCACTGTTATTTCGACCCGGGTCATGACTCCAAGAATGGCCATTGCGATGGCGGCAGTCATGAATCTGGTCGGAGCGTTTACCGGAACCGCGGTAGCCAAAACAGTGGGATCGGGGCTAGTATCCGTTGAAGCAGTGACCCAGATTACGATTATCTCTGCCCTGGCCTCCGCGATTATCTGGGACCTGGTAACCTGGTATTTTGGAATCCCTTCAAGCTCGAGCCATGCGCTACTCGCCGGACTGGTCGGCGCGGGCGTGGCGACAGGTGGTTTTCAGATTTTAATCTGGGTTGGGCTGAAGAAAATCCTCATTGCTCTTTTTCTTTCACCTCTTCTGGGTTTCGTGATAGGTTGGTTAGTCATGGTCGGGCTTTACTGGGCCTTTCGGCGACGCGCGCCCTCTCAGGTCACCGGAGTGACATCAAAACTTCAGATCTTGTCCGCTTCTTACATGGCCTTCAGCCATGGAAGCAATGATTCTCAAAAATCGATGGGAATCATCACTGCGGCCCTGGTCAGTTTTTATTCCCTAAAGGACTTCCATGTGCCGGTATGGGTGATTGTCCTTTGTGCTGTGACGATGGGCGCGGGAACGGCTTTTGGAGGCTGGCGCATCATCCGGACTCTCGGTCTGAAATTAACTGCGCTGAAACCGATCAATGGATTTGCCGCGGAAATGTCTGCGGCGACCGTGATTGAAATTGCTTCTCATATTGGCGTGCCGATCAGTACTACCCACACGATTAGTGCGTCGATTATGGGCGTCGGAGCAACAAAACGGCTCTCAGCGGTCAAATGGGGGGTGGGAATTAATATTGTTTTCGCCTGGATACTAACATTGCCCGCCTGCGCAGTGATGGCCTGGATCATTTGCAAGATTTTAAGATAA
- a CDS encoding DUF47 domain-containing protein, which translates to MFNILPREEKFFDLFNESAKNIHLGGMAIIKVMEPGADIEKTVKAVKEIEHQGDTITHEIIKKLNKTFITPIDREDIYSLAGALDDVLDLTDAAANKMVIFKIKEATPEARNLAEIISECTKEIVKTVSLLGKGEIDPSHFIEINRLENEADRVLNGALAKLFDEEKDPIRVMKWKEIYENLEEATDRCEDVSNILETISLKNN; encoded by the coding sequence ATGTTTAATATCCTGCCTAGAGAAGAAAAGTTTTTTGATCTATTCAATGAATCCGCTAAAAACATCCATTTAGGGGGTATGGCGATCATCAAGGTCATGGAACCGGGGGCCGATATTGAAAAAACAGTTAAGGCGGTGAAAGAAATCGAGCATCAGGGGGATACGATCACCCATGAAATCATCAAAAAACTGAATAAAACCTTCATCACGCCGATCGACCGTGAAGATATTTACTCTCTCGCAGGTGCTTTGGATGATGTGCTGGATTTAACCGATGCCGCTGCGAATAAAATGGTGATCTTTAAAATTAAGGAAGCGACGCCTGAAGCGAGAAATCTGGCAGAAATCATTTCGGAGTGTACGAAGGAAATCGTGAAGACCGTTTCCCTGCTTGGAAAAGGTGAAATTGATCCGTCTCATTTTATAGAAATAAACCGGCTTGAAAACGAAGCCGATCGCGTTCTCAACGGTGCGCTGGCGAAACTTTTTGACGAGGAAAAAGATCCCATACGGGTTATGAAGTGGAAAGAGATTTATGAAAATCTAGAAGAGGCGACTGACCGATGTGAAGACGTCTCGAATATTCTTGAAACGATCTCTTTAAAAAATAATTGA
- a CDS encoding DUF3015 family protein yields the protein MFSSPAFSKEMKVDSKDSYGSAGCGLGSMLFGNQPGAVQVVAATTNGTLGNQTFGITTGTSNCGKGVINTSANPSIIQFVENNMDNLAKEIALGQGESLDTLAELMDIPSEGRSAFNENLQSHYSSIFPNDHVVVAGVVNNIIAVTLAN from the coding sequence ATGTTTTCTTCGCCCGCTTTCTCGAAGGAAATGAAAGTAGACTCAAAAGATAGTTATGGGTCCGCAGGTTGTGGTTTGGGTTCAATGCTTTTTGGAAATCAACCTGGAGCGGTTCAGGTTGTTGCAGCAACTACAAACGGTACTCTAGGCAATCAGACATTCGGCATCACGACCGGAACTTCCAACTGCGGAAAGGGAGTTATCAATACCTCAGCCAATCCCAGCATTATTCAATTTGTCGAGAATAATATGGATAATCTCGCGAAAGAGATCGCTCTCGGCCAGGGAGAATCTCTGGACACACTCGCAGAATTAATGGATATTCCGTCAGAGGGGAGATCGGCGTTCAATGAAAATCTTCAGTCCCATTACAGCTCCATTTTTCCCAATGACCATGTTGTGGTGGCGGGAGTTGTCAATAATATCATTGCGGTGACTTTGGCCAACTAA
- a CDS encoding DUF4105 domain-containing protein, whose amino-acid sequence MKSISPFFILLVFLSVPAKGSDLSALDQFIKLSQDKRLWDQRYWQILLHYQPTLAGNKSLIDDPKFFLSLVGENSPEDELRSTLIAFFTSAEKGDLHPRCRFPARYEWLKSVLQWEESLFSNISCHELKKYEKTMSPKSAVLVFPTFFMNNPASMFGHTLLRIDNTSESKLLSFSANYAAYPDSFGFLYPIKGVFGFYKGYFSIFPYYETIRMYNDTEQRDMWEYHLNFSEAEIQMMTWHLWELKEIYSYYYFLDENCSYNLLYLFEAARPTLHLTDRKWYWTIPTDTLRAILSEGVIEDADFRPAKGTKIRYIASLLDNIGQENALKIVEKKLDPTRVPSSTVQEKIKILDLAVEEIQYRYNKHQMPKETYLNLFLSTLNERSKLGVSDKESYKIPVPNPPESGHRSSRISLSEGIRENSSFEEIHYRPAYHTLLDPDEGFVKGLQIVFADTAVRFYNEGKIKLESFDLIDIVSLSPRDRFFKPLSYKVSTGIKQQMMEAGDDLIVYQLNPGVGMTLENSSMGLVYGLVEMNLNVSEEFRDRYALGGGLQFGVIKQINGVWKASLSLEDVSYPFRNIFQEKKVSLVQTIKLNPDQSLNISYFWDQVSDIHRTEGQVHWNIFF is encoded by the coding sequence ATGAAATCCATATCCCCTTTTTTCATACTTCTTGTGTTCTTAAGTGTTCCCGCAAAGGGAAGTGACCTCTCGGCCCTTGACCAGTTCATTAAATTATCTCAAGATAAGAGACTTTGGGATCAACGCTACTGGCAGATTCTGCTTCACTATCAACCGACTTTAGCGGGCAATAAAAGCCTGATTGATGATCCGAAATTTTTTCTTTCCCTGGTAGGGGAAAACAGTCCGGAAGACGAGCTCAGATCAACCCTCATCGCTTTCTTTACCTCGGCTGAAAAGGGAGATCTTCATCCCCGGTGCAGATTTCCTGCCCGATATGAATGGCTTAAATCGGTACTTCAATGGGAAGAATCCCTGTTCTCAAATATTTCATGTCATGAACTCAAGAAATATGAAAAAACCATGAGTCCCAAATCGGCCGTTCTCGTCTTCCCCACTTTTTTTATGAATAATCCCGCCTCGATGTTCGGACACACTCTTCTTAGAATTGATAACACTTCGGAGAGTAAACTCCTCTCTTTTTCAGCAAACTACGCCGCCTACCCGGATTCTTTCGGGTTTCTTTATCCGATTAAGGGCGTATTTGGTTTCTATAAAGGATACTTTTCAATCTTTCCTTACTACGAGACCATTCGAATGTATAACGATACGGAACAGAGAGATATGTGGGAATATCATCTCAATTTTTCTGAGGCAGAGATACAAATGATGACCTGGCATCTATGGGAACTTAAAGAGATCTATTCCTACTATTATTTCCTGGATGAAAACTGTTCTTACAATCTTCTTTATCTATTTGAGGCTGCGCGACCAACCCTTCACCTGACCGACAGAAAATGGTATTGGACTATTCCAACGGATACTTTAAGAGCCATTCTGTCAGAAGGGGTTATTGAAGATGCCGATTTCCGGCCGGCAAAAGGAACAAAAATTAGATATATAGCGTCTCTGTTAGATAATATAGGCCAGGAAAATGCCTTAAAGATTGTAGAAAAGAAACTCGATCCGACACGCGTTCCGTCGTCTACCGTACAAGAAAAAATAAAGATTTTGGACCTGGCTGTGGAAGAGATTCAATATCGATACAACAAACACCAGATGCCAAAGGAGACTTACCTCAATCTCTTTCTGTCGACCCTGAATGAGCGGAGCAAACTGGGCGTTTCCGACAAAGAATCATATAAGATTCCGGTCCCGAATCCTCCGGAATCCGGGCATCGTTCCAGCAGAATAAGCCTCAGTGAAGGTATAAGAGAAAACAGTTCTTTCGAAGAGATCCATTATCGTCCTGCCTATCACACGCTTCTTGATCCAGACGAAGGATTCGTCAAAGGATTGCAGATCGTTTTTGCCGATACGGCTGTCAGATTTTATAATGAAGGAAAAATAAAACTTGAAAGCTTTGACCTCATCGATATCGTGTCGCTCTCTCCCCGTGACCGATTTTTTAAACCGTTGTCGTACAAGGTCTCTACTGGAATCAAACAACAGATGATGGAAGCCGGAGATGACTTGATCGTCTATCAGCTCAATCCTGGAGTTGGCATGACACTTGAGAACAGTTCAATGGGTTTGGTCTATGGACTGGTGGAAATGAATCTCAATGTAAGCGAAGAATTCCGGGACCGCTATGCCTTGGGTGGGGGTCTCCAGTTTGGTGTCATCAAACAGATTAATGGAGTCTGGAAAGCCTCTCTTTCCTTGGAAGATGTCTCCTATCCGTTTAGAAATATCTTCCAGGAGAAGAAAGTCTCATTGGTTCAAACGATTAAACTGAATCCTGATCAGAGTCTCAATATATCGTACTTCTGGGATCAAGTGAGTGACATCCATCGCACCGAAGGTCAGGTTCATTGGAATATCTTTTTTTGA
- a CDS encoding alpha/beta hydrolase translates to MKYQNSILLIMIFGFSLSGCNGIFYQPTRTLLITPERLHYSFEDVYFKSRDGTELNGWFIPGRGQIRGTVVQFHGNGANMANHYGAVYWLPDKGFNVFVFDYRGYGKSAGIPTRQGIAEDGIAAVEYVQSRSDASDLPIILFGQSLGGAVAVSTLIRQKWNGIGAVIVESSFARYRDIAREKLGSFWLTWPFQWPLSFLISNADSPADLISKISPIPVLIVHGDSDEVIPVHHSEALFKAAREPKLLWIVPGGRHIDAFSPEHFENRKRLIDFLDQIPKTQNQ, encoded by the coding sequence TTGAAATATCAAAATTCCATTTTATTGATTATGATATTCGGGTTCTCACTCTCCGGATGTAACGGAATCTTTTACCAGCCGACCCGCACCCTCCTTATCACTCCGGAACGATTACACTATTCCTTTGAAGATGTTTACTTTAAGAGTCGGGATGGAACGGAACTGAATGGCTGGTTTATCCCTGGAAGGGGACAGATTAGAGGAACCGTGGTCCAGTTTCATGGAAATGGCGCAAACATGGCGAACCACTATGGCGCGGTCTACTGGCTGCCGGACAAAGGCTTTAATGTTTTCGTATTTGATTACAGAGGTTACGGAAAATCGGCGGGGATTCCAACGCGGCAGGGAATTGCTGAAGACGGGATTGCTGCGGTTGAATATGTTCAAAGTAGATCAGACGCTTCTGATTTGCCGATCATCCTGTTTGGACAGAGCCTGGGAGGCGCAGTCGCGGTCTCAACTTTAATCCGTCAAAAATGGAATGGGATCGGCGCTGTCATCGTGGAAAGTTCATTTGCGCGGTATCGGGATATCGCCCGCGAAAAACTCGGGTCTTTCTGGCTGACATGGCCCTTTCAATGGCCGCTCTCTTTTTTGATTTCCAATGCTGATTCTCCCGCAGACTTGATTTCAAAAATCTCTCCGATACCGGTCTTGATTGTCCATGGGGATTCCGACGAGGTGATCCCTGTTCATCATTCCGAGGCTCTTTTTAAAGCCGCGCGCGAACCGAAACTGCTCTGGATTGTTCCGGGAGGACGACACATCGATGCGTTCTCACCGGAACATTTTGAAAACCGGAAAAGATTAATTGACTTCCTCGATCAAATTCCAAAAACCCAAAACCAATAA
- a CDS encoding DUF3015 family protein, which translates to MEPLLNYKASVLFTFFIPLLIVSSVHAGNFEKGFVERSSSSYSLKKFIFENIDNLSKEIALGQGETLNILAELMEIPLEERGAFFQNLRAHYDTIFPSKDVTPAEVFNNIIAVTLAK; encoded by the coding sequence ATGGAACCCCTATTAAATTATAAGGCAAGTGTTTTATTCACCTTTTTCATACCTTTATTAATCGTCAGCTCCGTTCATGCCGGTAATTTTGAAAAAGGCTTCGTCGAAAGATCTTCCTCTAGCTATAGTTTAAAGAAATTCATTTTTGAAAACATCGACAACCTTTCAAAGGAAATCGCCCTGGGTCAGGGAGAAACACTGAACATACTCGCGGAATTAATGGAAATCCCGCTGGAAGAAAGGGGCGCTTTTTTTCAAAACCTTCGGGCCCATTACGATACGATCTTCCCCTCGAAGGATGTCACTCCCGCCGAAGTTTTCAATAATATCATCGCTGTGACTTTAGCAAAATAG
- a CDS encoding patatin-like phospholipase family protein: protein METKKSFKIGVVLGGGGTRGFAHLGVLKVLEDEKIPIDLVCGTSFGSLVGGLYATEPDANLIKEKIIRFLKSPVFKHARLEFLKENFTQVKKSSFFDQMKSYFKRGLFYGISLNRGFFISAGELQRTLNGLIEDIKIEDTKIPFFCVAADILSGMEIVLSTGPMREAVAASCAIPGIFPPVKIGNMQLIDGGWVNRVPIEPALRNGATFTIAIEASNNLEPSELKRGIEIVLRSSDMTRNVLSEIQLRQADVVIRPDVGHIHWAEFNRGAECYKAGEEAAKKMIDSIKREIRNKRLRQFLLGKRSPASLSEPQEKPESYLKKIKEMNEETA from the coding sequence ATGGAAACCAAAAAATCGTTTAAAATTGGTGTCGTTTTGGGCGGCGGGGGAACGCGGGGATTTGCCCACTTGGGGGTCTTGAAGGTCCTTGAAGATGAAAAAATCCCGATCGACCTCGTCTGTGGGACCAGTTTTGGTTCACTTGTGGGCGGGTTATATGCAACAGAGCCTGACGCTAATCTGATCAAGGAAAAAATTATCCGCTTTCTCAAAAGTCCGGTTTTTAAACACGCACGTCTGGAATTCCTCAAAGAAAATTTTACCCAGGTTAAGAAATCTTCCTTTTTCGATCAGATGAAATCCTATTTTAAAAGGGGACTTTTCTACGGAATTTCTTTAAACCGGGGTTTTTTTATCAGCGCGGGTGAACTGCAACGGACGCTCAATGGATTGATTGAAGATATCAAGATCGAAGATACCAAAATCCCGTTTTTTTGCGTTGCGGCCGATATTCTGTCGGGTATGGAGATTGTTTTGTCAACGGGTCCGATGAGGGAAGCGGTCGCCGCCAGTTGTGCCATACCAGGTATTTTTCCTCCTGTTAAAATTGGTAATATGCAGTTGATCGACGGGGGTTGGGTCAACCGCGTACCGATCGAACCGGCATTAAGAAATGGTGCTACCTTTACGATCGCTATCGAAGCGTCCAATAATCTTGAACCCTCTGAACTGAAAAGAGGGATCGAAATCGTTTTACGTTCAAGCGATATGACCCGGAATGTCTTAAGCGAGATTCAGCTGAGGCAGGCCGATGTGGTCATTCGCCCGGATGTCGGCCATATCCACTGGGCTGAGTTTAATCGGGGAGCCGAATGCTACAAGGCCGGAGAAGAAGCGGCAAAAAAAATGATCGACTCGATCAAGAGAGAAATCCGCAATAAGAGGCTTAGACAGTTTCTGTTAGGAAAACGGTCGCCTGCCTCCCTGTCCGAACCCCAGGAGAAACCGGAATCCTATCTTAAAAAGATTAAAGAGATGAATGAGGAGACAGCATGA
- a CDS encoding type II secretion system protein → MRSNRYREREAGLTLLELMVTLSIIMILASMVIPFSKMAARRAKEYELHQTLRTIREAIDEFHQDFLTIPYKGSTIANDIAGESGYPKSLDILVKGVKNPRSPKETVTRYLRKIPIDPMTKNAEWGLRCNSDEPDSENWCGDDVYDVYSKSSNTAIDKTKYRDW, encoded by the coding sequence ATGAGATCCAACCGATATCGGGAACGAGAGGCGGGCCTCACCTTGCTGGAATTGATGGTTACCCTCTCGATTATAATGATATTGGCTTCCATGGTCATCCCTTTTTCAAAAATGGCGGCACGTCGGGCAAAAGAGTATGAACTTCATCAGACTCTTCGTACAATAAGAGAGGCGATCGACGAGTTCCATCAGGATTTCTTGACGATACCCTACAAGGGAAGCACGATTGCCAATGATATCGCTGGTGAATCCGGGTATCCCAAATCACTTGACATTCTGGTCAAAGGAGTTAAGAATCCCCGTTCTCCGAAAGAAACCGTGACACGTTATCTCCGGAAGATCCCGATTGACCCCATGACAAAGAACGCAGAATGGGGGTTACGGTGTAACTCGGACGAACCGGATTCAGAAAATTGGTGCGGCGATGACGTGTATGACGTTTATTCAAAAAGCAGTAATACGGCCATTGACAAGACCAAATACCGTGATTGGTAG